In the Populus trichocarpa isolate Nisqually-1 chromosome 1, P.trichocarpa_v4.1, whole genome shotgun sequence genome, gatgaatattaaatttataaaaataaatgatataattattcaCAACAACATGATCTGCATCTTTTATACAATTTAAGTGCTAACAtgtttaagaaattttatatgCATTCCCTTGTCCATGCTTTATCTATAATGctctagttttaatttttaaatttataaagttattacGTCACTTTATGTTTatgctaaaatatatttagGTAACTTGGTCAAACCGCTTTATATTGAACTAATCTTTATAAACTTAAATCAACTATTAGTAATTTATCTATAATGTGTTGAGTATTATGCTAAGTTTACATAACTAATTAATACAAtcaaagttatttaatttttatattcatgcAAAATTACATCTAGTTAAACTAAACattaatatacaaaaataacaaCTATTTTCCAATACATTCAAGAAATTATGGTCAACCATCTTGTTAATGGGCTTATGAAACACCTCCATTTGCTCAAATTTCAAGCTCTCCAAAACCTCACTTGGAACCCCATGATTCAACAACTTGAAAAAAACCCTATTGGGATGCAACTTCAGCcacatattttatgaaattatctctcttaaaatatccaaaatttAAGTGATTGATATTGATAAGAGGCAACTCATATTTTTCCTCCACATTGAAAAGTTGCTTCTAATCTCTTACTTCTACTCAAGTGTGTTTAAAAACGATTTTGTAAGTCTTTTGAAATGGTGTTGGgaaatttgtttaaaacatgattaatagacacatttaaggtcaaattaaaaatagaatccatctattttttgggttaaaacttTATTAGAATTTAATATCTAACATAAACATTTTAACATGGaacattaacatgatttaaaaaaataatgagttaATAAGAAATTGATCTCAAAAAAACCTTGGTTATCATGTTTTGAACAAACCCTTAACCCTCTAAAAGCTTAATCccacaaagaaaataaacaatcttTTCCATGTGGTTTATTTAGTGGGAAtgtgaaaagttaaaattagaTCCAAAAAGAACCCAAGTTTTTAGAGGGGAGAGGACCTAAGCAAAGTAGATTTTAGGCTTAAACCCCCGTGCACGGCCTGGCCCCACTCATGCTCGAGCTTCGGGTCGGGCCTAGGCCTGGGTTtactgtaaaataattttttaggttaCAAAAGATTAGTTTTTGCCAACTTAACTTTGGGCTTGGGTCTGGTGCAAGagaaattattttcttcaactCATTATCTTATCTAACCCATGGATTAAGTTTGATCagcttcttcattttttttcaaaattgactATGCATAACCTAGACATTTTTTACAgattcttaaaacaaaaaattgataggtttaattctaattttatagaggGTAATCAAAGCTGATAATAGAGGGATTTCTATTAGGTTTGgttattaaaattttctataaaaGGGGTGGAAGAAGAGTATTTCTGGTTCATTTTCTACACAAATTATACATATTGTTTTACACTCTCTTTCACTTAAGTTTTCATTTAGCTCCTTTCTTTTTAACCTAtaacttttctctttatttacCTCTCAATCTAAAGAATAGATTCAGTTCTTGTAAAGCGATttctaagttttattttcttggtttgttAAACCTTGTTTAGGTGTGCAACTAAATAAGAAGTTATTGGTATTTTGTGATATTTATTGAAGTTAGTTCTTTTACACTTAGtaaaaagcaataaaatctTAAGGATAAAGGATTGATCCTTAACAACAAGAAGACTTTAGCTTGATCAAATTCTAAAAGCTTCATCAAGTGCCTTACATGCCTTTACTTTAAGTATATGttttagtatgcatgctaggaATTAGTTTCAATCTTTTATgcatgatttaatattttactagTCTTATGTGATAATTTCAAGTTACAATAATTCTATATTTTATCATGCTTATAAACTAACAATTTTATACTCGCTAATAATTTTGGATAATAAATGGAACACAATTATGTCCATTGTTAATTAGTCAAACTGATTCACATTGTAGCTACATTGAGGCGCAAGAAAACCGACTATGATCTACACTTAACCAATATTAATTTGTGACCCCAGACTCACAAGTAAGTACTCATATATAGTTCATGCTTAGAACCTACAACTTTTattggagtttttttaatttctttatgcaCTGAAATCTCCTTCATGGTCAGGTAATCTTCCAATCGCAACTGATCTCTTTctaattaattgatataaaacTAATGAAATTAGTCTTCAACTAGTTTACTTCTTGTGATATGTTACAAAAAATctttgaatgtaaaaaaaaaaaagaatattcaatcattttctctttttcgCCATTTTCTAGCAACTTTATCTTTCCTCTCTCTAACTCgggaactaaaaaataaactttttgactaaaataaaaattttcacaAATTTAGAGTGagtcatgtattttttttttcgtgtaaATAGAATGAATGACCTATTTAACTTCTTCTTTCTAAATCTCAGGTATCTATCttttaacctcttttttttcttggactCAAAATCCATATGCACAAACATAAAAGTGGATCCTTTGCAGTTTGGTTTATTTCCTTAACTAGGAGTCTAGTTGAAgttaaaacacattaaattaaggCTAGGGTTTAAGAAATTAGTAAATTTATTTagcattttttcatttcaatttaaattatcatattttaactTAAGAGAGACTTCAAGAATTTATTATACAGAGTTGAAAAGGTAACCATGAAAATTTAGGGTCATATTGCAAAAGGTTTAAAAATGGTGTTGAGAAAATGATAGAGTTGATGGAGTCCAATATATTAGAATGAGTTACAATCCACTATGTCCTAGATTAGATAAGACTATTTGGCTCCActaatataaaattagaaaaagcaatgaaaacacCGACACAAAATATTACGTCGCAGTTTACCGATGGAAAATTTCCAACGGGGATTTTAAGAGGAATTAAAACTCGAcagttttctcttttctccatttcatctttttctttcaattcaaattacaGCAACCCTATCTCTcctttaaaaattctaatagcCCCCTTTCTACAAATTCAGTCACCATATACAACCTATTAGCGCCAACACAACATCTCTTCAAAAGCCTAAGTTTCCCTCTCTTAGTTCTATTTTTTGTCAAGTTTCACTTTACTAAGTAAGAAAACCCACtcatttatgttttaagtttatttattaaaatttgtttgtagTATTTGTGATTTActtgtatatttaagtgttttacttattttataatgatAGTTTTATAGtattaatgtatgatttgtagtttaagatttgtttgggatttgagggaaaattatttgatttgccACTTGATGAAACTGGGtatgattttgtaatttagatgtgttaaaattgaagaaatgatgggTGATTTAATgggtattaattattttgtgtcaattttatggtttagttgaaaatttaggaaaaattgaatttgtgtgGAATTGATATCAATTAGGGTTGAAGTATGTTTCAACTTGTGAGGTATATGATAGTTATTGgattatgaattatatttttctaaataggaggaattgagttaatttggaattaaagaaataatggGTTATTAAGTTATTAGTTGGTTAATTGTGTAGCTTAATTGtgattcaaatttaataaataattgaatttgtgtttaattgtatgtttaaattttaaaattgtgtttattgtttgataatatgtttcaatttgaagcaaatggatagaaaaatgaaagaaaaggaagcttCCTATTTTGTAAAGTCGTGTATAATAAGAAAGAGTGCAAGGTATTTTAAATCtctataaatttatgttttctttaaatgtgTACCCTGGTTGTAATCAGAGAAGTCATACATGTCTAATTTAGTTTTTACATCTTTCAAGATTAGACTAGATATCTACTCTAAAATCTTGATCGATCTTATTTGCCTGGATTATGTCAGTTGCTTCATTTAAATACtcagaaatttgaattttatttctatgatGTCCCTATGTGTTTGTCTAATAAGAAACTAATACAAATATATCTAATGTTGAATTTTGGAAGCTTGACAACACAAAGTTAAAgaatcaacaaaaagaaaaggaaaatgatgatTGTGGTTTATACTTAACTACTACCATCTATGAATGAGGATAAGATGgagacaaaaaatatataagctaGTGGTGGTGAGATCATATGATTAATAAGGTGAAGAAAATGAATTGCATAGATTTATTGTTTGTGGGAGCAAATAAATTTTCTCATGTGGAGCTCTGTTGAGGATGTTTTATTTATCATGTAATGTGGTTATTATTGTAAATAAGACATTTTGATTCATTAGAAGGAGTTTCTTTAATAACTTGTGAGTTATTGTTAGATTATTACTTTCGTTAACCATTATAATCATATTCCATATGCTAAgttttattattacaaaacattttttgcTTGAGCATAATATGaagtttaattggagaattgttGTAGGAAATTATATTGGATGTCCAAAGAATATTAGTGACGATCAAATTAGATGTacaaagaatttttattggttttttaattttaaaagtttttttttttgtgattataaGTTTAATGCGAGTAATTATTGGcttaaacaacaacaaaaaaaaattgaaaacaatgatGGAAATGTCAGCGGAATATTCTTTCCAatgcaaacaaaatattttatcaatcatTCTATCAGTATTAAAAATTATCCGCAGAATAAAAACTTCAATGAGCAAGTTTTCAACAACAATATTCCGTAGTAATTTCTAATTCCAACATAATTTTCCCCAAATACTGACAGCATATTCCGTCAACAATGTTGAATTTTCTAGTGTAAAGTCCCATTATGATGCTAATGCCTTGACAAATCTCTTATAGCCCAATGATACTGAAGGATTAGAAACTATAAAAGAAGGTAAATGGATTCATTGCAAAGGAactttactttctttcttttttttcttttctcagtATAGTACAGTCTACAAGATTTTTAATAAAGGGTTTCTAACTTCTACACCTGCAAtctttattcttataaaaaaaaaaatcatttttcattttttatgtataatgaaaatagaattttaataaaaactcacAAGGATGTATACAACATTTTTGAAAGTGATGAATGCATaccttaaaattcaattaagagcCAGGCAAAATATTTCCATGAGTGCCTATGGCGGTCCTTCCATCATATTCTTCTGCCTTGGCAATTCACATCAGTCTCAAAATATTTCAAGGATATTTGGCGCGACTAGCCCACTGTTATATATAAACTGAAGGTGATAACTGAAGCTATGGTTCCATCAAGGCTGGTTGTCTGATATATATACTCACTcccaaaacataaacaaaatcaaccaAACACAACAACCAATCAAGTATTCCGGTGGTTACGTCTAATCGTACTCGCTGAAAGAATACAAATACTAAAATAAGTGCATTTAACGTTCATGTAAATGAGTATTAGTAGAAGACAATATGTTGAAAAATCTATGTTCTTCATAAGATAAAGACGAGAAATAAAGAGCATAAACTGTATAAAGAGCACACCAAAAGCCCAATTATGTTACTCATCATCCTTGTATGGGTACTCTTCTGGAACTTGCTTTAGAAGTTTCACCTGCAACTCGAATGCATCATCACCTCGAAGCATATCACGAACCCATGTCACTTCAGTCTTCATTGACACCTGAAATTAAAGATGAGACAGATCAGTTCAACGACAAATAAGAAAAGCTTGATCCAGGCTCAGCTTTCATGCCCTCAAAATACAGGCTTGATGTTTAAAGAAATTTCAGAGCAACAGGCACATTATCTAGCATTTCTTTTCACCTGATAAGATCACTAAAACATACAGTCTGCGGAATATAAAAGGCTGCAAGGAAGCTCATGACAATCATTTATATGAAGACCGGTGATGATGCTCATaggtaaaaaataaagggaaactACCGTCATCTCTGCCATACCACTGGggaaattatgtttttcaatgattGAACTTCCTAAGAGCTGGTCCTCTCAGCCTTAAGTGTTGCTATCAAAACTTTAACTTTAAATGGGAAGTGATTACTGTACTAACTAAATGTCACCTTCATAATTTACTTGGCAAAAAATCAACGAATGCAAGGGAGCACAAAACTAAGTTTCCACTATTCTATAGCCATTTTTTTGTAACAAGgacaaaaaccaaaattaggaAAAACCCACATGCATTTGAGTAAAAGGACAATGATAATTATGTGTAATAGAAGAGGACAGCACTCACCATCTCTAGTGCCCCTCTTACGACTCCACTTAAGATGTTGCAATAGTATAGACCTTGACATGTGTCTGGAAGTTCAACAAAGTCTACCAGGGGATTGTCTTCCAAAACAATGCTGCAACATGTCCCATCAGCATCCCAGTTGGTAACAGAGGCACCTACCCCTAGGAACATTTTGAATCCAACCTGTATAAGAGCTCTGTTAGTCTATTAATATGATCTATTATTTACTTGCTTATGACAAAATTGAGATGTTATTTGGAATTGCAGCTACACGaacatgtcatgaaaaatgatatACCAAAGAGTGACACAACTTaaagaaagccaaaaaatatGAGTGCATTCCAGAACAATCTCAGCTTAAACTAAGACTGCCAAATAGCCGACGAAAACTGAAACAATCACCACTTCACCAGGCAGTGGGGAATAGTTTGAAAGCTCCTTTCCCAACCAAAGACATTGTACATGCTTTTGGAAGCGAATTCAACTACAGATATTAGATTGGATTAGTCAAGATAGGTTGGACAGATTGCCTTTTCTTCAAGGCTATGACTAGGCACACAGTGACAGTGTATCATACATGCTGGAAACAAGGTTTAATTAGTGATCAAATTCAACGTTGATCATCATTTTTGGCTCAATGCTAGAGACGAGATCAGCTTAACTATCTTCATCTACAGATTCAACTCTTTATTATCATTCACATTATCAACTTGCTCAATATACACAAGAAAACAGTGGAAAGATAACAGAGACAGTAGCACATTGACTGGCTGGAGAAATAAGCAATAGATTATTTTGGTTCACACTTCATGCATCATAAACAAGAAGCCAAAATAACCGTGTCTAACAACTCGCCTCAAAACAATCATGAGGAAAATTTGGGCCAACTAATTTTTTGTGTGATGAATCAAATAATGTAAGCAGACCTTTGCGATTACATCAGCTGTCTCCTTGAAGT is a window encoding:
- the LOC18095911 gene encoding uncharacterized protein LOC18095911; amino-acid sequence: MAPVAPRSGDAIFASVEHVNAELFTLTYGAIVRQLLTDLEEVEEVNKQLDQMGYNIGVRLIDEFLAKSNVSRCVDFKETADVIAKVGFKMFLGVGASVTNWDADGTCCSIVLEDNPLVDFVELPDTCQGLYYCNILSGVVRGALEMVSMKTEVTWVRDMLRGDDAFELQVKLLKQVPEEYPYKDDE